Genomic segment of Roseofilum capinflatum BLCC-M114:
CTTCAATGTACTTTTTTCACAGGCAGCTCAATAATAAACTCTGTACCTTCATTCAGGGTAGAATCGCAATATAAAGCTCCTTGATGAGTTTCGGTGATAATTTGATAACTAATTGTCAGACCTAAACCTGTACCTTGACCAACGGGTTTCGTGGTAAAAAAGGGATCGAAGAGTTTAGATTGTACTTTCTCTGGGATTCCTGGGCCATTATCGGCAATGCGAATTCTGACCGTATTAGAGTCCTTTAACTCTGTAGTTAGGTGAATGGTATCAATCCGGTCTGGGTCTGAAGACTCATCTAAAGCATCCATCGCATTGGTAAGCAGGTTCATAAATACCTGATTAAGCCGCCCTGGGTAACAGTCCACTAAAGGAATTTCACCATAGTTTTTGATGAGTTGAATTTCCGATTGATCCACACTGCGCTTAAAGCGATTTTCTAAAATCATCAAGGTACTCTCTAAACCTTCATGAATATCCACTTCTTTACAGTCTGATTCATCGAGACGGGAAAAATTACGCAGAGATATAACAATTTCACGAATACGATTGGCTCCTACTTTCATCGATTGGAGGAGTTTAGGGAAGTCCTCTTGAATAAAATCGAGGTCGCTGTCTTCAATGAGTTCTTCAATTTCGTTTTGAGGTTGAGGATAATATTGCTGATAAAGACTAATAATCTTGAATAAGCTATGGGTGTAGTTTTCAGTATGAGTTAAATTACCATGAATGAAATTCACAGGATTATTGATTTCATGGGCAACTCCCGCCACCAATTGTCCTAAACTGGACATTTTTTCAGTTTGCACCAGTTGAGTTTGCATACTTTGTAAATCTTTTAAGGTTTGGGATAATTCAGCCGTCCTTTCTTGAACTTGACTTTCTAAGACTTCATTGTACCGCCGGAGTTGCTGCTCTGCGGCCTTTTGTTCGCTAATGGTTGAGGACAAAATCAGAATAGTGAGACTCACTACACCCACAAAAGATTGCAACAACAGCATAGAGTCTAGATCTGTTTCTTTCGCAAATGCCCCAATTCCTTGGGCAGTCGTTAAGATAGAAATTAACGATAACACCACAACCAATAAGGTAGCACCTCGCTTTCCAAAGCGAAAGGCTGCCCAAACCATAGGCAGCAAAAACATATATTCTACGGAATAACTTAGCACGAAGGTTTCCCAAGAGATAAAGGCGATAAATGCAATCAGCAGCATGAGTTCCCTTAACTGTTGTGGGTTGGTTTTGAGACCGCGAAATCCTCGTTCCCAGGTGAGTATAAAGGGGGCAAAGACCAAAAATCCGACAGTATCTGCCGTCCACCAGGTTCGCCAAACTCCAGCATAGTCTACTGTAGAAATTACTTCTTGAAAATAGAGAATAGAGGTTCCCCAAGTGGCGTTAAAAATGGGGGCAAAACTGACTGCGATCGTAAAAAACAAAGTGGCTTTAACCGAATTGAGAATTTTGTGATCGCCACTCCACCATAAAATCAAAATCGCAGCAATTAACGCCTCTATCGTTTCTCCTGTGCCGATGGGAAGCCCTAAAGACCAGCTTTCATAGAGGTTACTGTCTAGCCACCAATAGCCGATCAGCATTCCGGGTAAAATGCGAAATTGACTCAAGAGTAATGCTGCTAAAGAAATGCCTGAGAGGGGCCAAACAGGAGTTACATCATTGAAACTGGCAAACTGAAAGGCAAACGTGCCGATAATGTGCAAGATGACAATCATTAGCCCATTCCATAGAAGCATTCTGCCCTCGCATACCCCAGCACACCATGCCTCAAATTTCTGTCGAGGTAAAATATTGAATGTTGGAAATTGAAACCTAAGCATCACTAAATTGTTGTGTAACTATCCAAAGAGTAAAAGCAAGAGTTTACCCTTATATACTCCTCTATATTGAGTATCTTCTTTTTCATGCTTCCCAGTTTACCCCATCTCCCCTGAATTGTTACAGCGCTTCACACTGTAGTGGGGGAATGGGTGTATACAGTACGAAACGCTATAACAGAGTACAGTATTATTGATGTGAGTCATTGCGAATGGAGCGAAGCAGAATGAAGCAATCGCCAAGATTCGAGGATTGTGCGTTTCCGCTTCGCGGACATGAAAGCGACGCTTGCGCGGAGCGCGAATACTTCCCTGCGGTCGCAATCACAACTCAAATCTATGAATCAACGGGTTAACGAAGAGGACACAACGATTGCTCAGGAGAGTCTTTGGTCTTAAATCACCCGGTCATTGCCCCCATCAACGGGGACTTGAGCAGCAGTGGTTTTAGCGAACAAAGGGCCGCACATTTCGGCAGCAAGTTCAGCCACGGAATGGCTATCGACTTCTACTTTTAAGACATTGTTGGTTTTATATTCTTCCACGGTTAACCCATAATGGGCGGCGCGAGAATTGAGGACTTCTTCTGTCCATAAACCCGTATCAAATACGGCATTGGGATGAAGGGTGTTGAGGCGAATGTTATCTTTGCCCCACTCTAGGGCGGCGACGCGCATGAGTTGATTGAGGGCAGCTTTAGAAGCAGAATAGGCGGCTGCTCCGGGGCCGGGGGCGGGGACATTTTTGGAGCCGATGACGACGACTCGACCGCCTTGGGGGGCGAGTTTGAGCAGGGGATGAGCTTGGCGCAACAGGGCGAGGTTGGCATCTAAATTGACGGACATGACTTTGCGCCATTCGCTACTGCTGAGGTCGGCAATGGGACAACCACCGGGAAAAATACCGGCGTTGAGGATGAGCATATCTAGACCGCCAAACTGTTGCACGGCTTGTTCTAGGGCGGCATTGAGGGCGGTTTCATCGGTGACATCGCAGGTGATGCCACAGAAGTCTGCACGGTTGTAGAGGTCTTCAATGTTGCGATCGAGATCTAAGCCGATGACGGCTGCTCCTCGCTTTAGGAGGGAGTCTACACAGGCTTTGCCGATGCCGGAGGCTGCGCCGGTGACGAGGGCTATTTCGCCAGTGAAGACGGGGGGTTTGCCGCCTTTGCGGAGTTTGGCTTGTTCTAAGTCCCAGTATTCGACGGCGAAGATGTCTTTGGCAGAGAGTGCCTGATAGCCGCCGAGTTGGGTGCTGGCGCTGATGATGTCGATGGTATGGTCGTAAATGTCGGCGACGATGTGGGCTTGTTTGATGGTTTTGCCGATGGTACACATGCCCAGTTCTGGGTCAAGAATGACTCTGGGAATGGGGTCGAGAATGGTTAGATCTGGGGTGGCGTGGGCGCGGAAGTAGGCTTGATAGTCTTGGGCATAGCTTTGAATGTCTCGGCCAACTAGGGGGAGGCGTTTGGTGCGGATGACGTGATCTGGGGTGGCGGGGCCTTGTTGGGAGATCTGCTGAATGTCGTCTCTTTGGGCGAAGTTGAGGGTTTTGGGGGTGCGGTGGGTGCTGAGGATGATGGGGAATTGGGCGGTGGTGGAGAGGGTATGGCGCAGTTGGGCGAGGGTTTGACTGAGGGGAGGGGGTTCAGGGGTCGGATGTTTGGGGATGGAAACCATTGCGCCTTGTTTTTGTAGGTAGGTTTCGGCTTGACTGACTAGCTCGATCATCCGTTCGTAGGATTCTTGGGCAGTAGCTCCGAAGGAAAAGATACCATGATTCATCAGTACCATGCCGAGGGTCTGTTCTCCGGCTTCTAGGGAGAATTGACTGGCGCAGACTCTGGCGAGGTCGAATCCGGGCATGACGTAGGGGATGATGATGAGGCGATCGCCATAAATCTCTTCGATCCGTTCTCTACCATTGGCTGTATTTGTAACCGTAACGATCGCATCTGCATGGGTATGATCGACGTATTTGTAGGGCAAGATGGCGTGCAAAATGGTCTCTACAGAAGGAGAGGGAGCGCTGGCGCGGGTCATCTGGGTTTTCAGTTCATTGACCATTTGCGGGTCGGATAATTGCTTGAGCTGTGCTAATTTGAGCAGGTGGGGAATGCGTACCGGGGCAAATCCTGCGGCTTCGATGGTGGCGAGATCCCATCCGCTCCCTTTGACGTAGAGAATATCTTCTGCTTCTCCGAAGAGGTTGTTTTCTTTGACTTTGACGGAGGTATTGCCCCCTCCATGGAGGACGAGGGAGGGATCTTTTCCTAATAGGCGCGAGGTATAAACTCTTTGTTCTACATCTGTTTTATATTGAGCGGCTTCGCTCCCATTCCATAAGTTTTTAACCATGATTATACAATTAACAATTAATAATTAACAATTAACAATTAACAATGGGTCGATTGGTGAGTTGCCAAGATCTTGCCCTCTCCCACTGGGAGAGGAACTTTTCTCCCCTTCTCCCACGGGAGAAGGGGCTGGGGGATGAGGGCTTTACTCGCTAAGGATTTGGGGAACCTTAAAAAAGTCCCCATCGCGATCGGGGGCATTGTCTAAAAGGGCTTCCCGAAACTCATCGGGGGTGAGTAAATCTTCGCGGGTGATGTTGCTTAATTCGATCGCTCGCGTGGTGGGGGGAACCCCTTCAGTATCTAACTCATTGAGCTGTTCCACATATTCGAGAATCTGGCTCAGTTCCCCACTTAACTGGGCTTCTTCTTCCGGAGTCAGGGCTAAACGGGCCAGATGGGCAACTTTATGAACTTGTTCTTGGTCGAGCATAGGGGTTATGGAAGACTACAGCAAAAAAGTATACTTAGAAAAAGACTTCGCCTTGCGATCGCCCGGTATTTTTCAACCAGTTTTGGGCTTCAATATAGTTATTGGGAGCCATTTTAATTGCTTGGCTCCAATAATCGGCGGCGATATCAAATAATTCTTCCGCCTTCTCATTATCACCGGCTGCTTTTGTTTGTTCGCCCTTATAGTGATAGATGACGGCAATATTATTCAGGGCTTGGGGCATCTTATCATTCAAGTCCAAGGCTTGCTCATAATAGTCGATCGCCTTGTCATGCTCCCCATTACTGGCATGGATCAAGCCCACATTATACAGAATATAGCTGCGATCGTTGGGATCGTCCTCTAACTCCAAAGCTTCATAATAATTATCCAAAGCCTCTGCATACTCCCCATCAGCCTGGGCAGACATCCCATCGCGATAATAGGCAAAGGCAGTTTTCGACTTATTGCTGGTGGGCAGAATCTTGAGAATAATATCTGCCATCACCGTAAAGCTTTTATCAATAAAGTTATCGTTGCGCTGGGTTCTGGGCATAACCGTTTAGATTAAAGGGTTTCAATTTTTCATTGTAACAAGGATAGACAGTTACAGCGCAAAGCACTCTCAAGAGGTACAGCAGCACCCGATCTCCCTGAGCTAACCTTAACCCAGGGGGGAGTTAAGACAGTTCCCTTTTTTAAGGCTTACCTTGCTCGTCCTGAGCGCAGTCTCCGCTTGGCAAGTTAGCGCGGGCGTTTCTTCTCCACATTTCGGGTTTAATGCGTCTGAGGGCGGAAGCGCGAAACCGTCGATCCCACTCTTGCTCGGAAAGGTTGGCGAGATCGATGAGTTTGGGGGCGAGGTTTTCCGGATAGGGATGGAAGTCTGCGATCTGCGTCGGTTGGGAAAACCGTTGATTCCAGGGGCAAACGTCTTGACAAATGTCACATCCAGCCACCCATCCGTTGAGGTTTTTGGCGATCGCCTCCGGAAGTTCCTCAGCACGGTTTTCAATCGTGTGATAAGCAATACAGCGATTGGCATCCACCACAAACGGTTCGGCGATCGCCCCTGTAGGACAAGCCTGAATGCAGCGCGTACAAGTCCCACAATGCTCTGTATGGGGTTGATCCGGCTCTAAGGTCAAATTCGTCAAAATTTCCGCCAGAAACACCCAGGAGCCAAATTTACGGGTAATCAGATTCCCATGTTTACCCACCCAACCCAAGCCTGCCGTCTCGGCCCAGAGTTTATCTTGAACCGGCCCCGTATCCACATAGCCCTTAAGTTGAATATCTTGCCCCTGCTGCTGTAACCACGCAGCAAAAGCCTTTAACTTTTTGCCGATGACTCGATGATAATCCCGTCCCCAAGCATAACGAGAAATTTTGCCATACTCTAGCCCTTGGGGTTGAGCATAGGGAGCATAATAATTGAGTGATAAACTAATAATCGAAGCTACTTGGGGGAAGGCGGTGCGGATCTCTTGGCGTTTGGGATTAGCCATCCAATCCATGTCTGCATGATAGCCCTGGGCTAACCAAGAATTGAGCCGTTCAGCCGCTTTTTGGGCGATCGCCCGATCTACCACTGCTATCCCCACTTGACTAAAGCCAAGCTCAATCGCTTTTTCTTTCACCTGTTCTGAACTTAAGGTTCCAGAATCATCAGACATCAATCCCCCCAAACTCACCTTGCCAACCCAACTTATTCTTTCTTCAAAGCGGGGACACTTGCCTCTAATTTTAGGCAATTACGACCTTCAACTTGCAGGCGATACTCTACCCGATCCATCAACCGATTCATAATCAGCCATCCATAACCCCCTTCCTGTTTTTGTTCTGGATCGGGAGGCAAATAAGTAGCTAGATCATATCCTTGGCCATGATCCCAAATCTCTAGGGCAATGTCACTATTTTTGAGTTCCAAACACATCACCACAGGCAATTCCGCCTTCTCTTTATGGGCATGGCGCACCACATTAGAATAGGCTTCTACTAAGGCCAATCGAAACCGAGTGGATTGTCTTGACCAATCCGGTGACTCCCCCAGCTCCACTTCCAAACAGCCTAATAACCAGGACTCAACAATTCCCAGAAATTTCAAATCGCTTGGCACATTTAGCTCCGTTTTCATGAGACCTACAAAACCTCCAAAGATAGCAGCGTTTGATCATCTTCTTGTATAGCACTATCTGCTCGAACACTATCAAGCAGTTGGGTTAAACTCAGTTTGCCCGGTTGTTGAATCAACAATTTCCATAACCCTTCTTGATTCAGCATGGCTTCTGAATCGATTTGACCAGCACTGTGATCTTTCGCTTCGGTAATGCCATCACTCGTCAGTAAAAGCACATCTCCTGGTTCCATTTTCACCTGTCCAGACTGAGCTTTCCAAACGGGTAAAATACCCACCGGAATACCGCGAACTTTGAGAATATTCGGTTCGACTGTAACTGGCTCATTTGCCGCCAATTGCTCCATCAGTTTTTTGTGAGACCAAACCAGGGGATAAACATGGCCAGCGCTGGCATAGGCGAGTTCCTGAGTCGAAGGACGATAGCGAGCAACCGCCATGGTGATAAAAGAGTTGTTATTGGTCAAATCATCGATCAGGGAACTATTGAGGTTGCGAATCACTTCATTCGGCTCCTGGGACGTATCCTGGGACAGTTCGCGACGCAGTACGGAAATGGCACTGGCCATAAATAGAGCTGCCGGAACCCCTTTACCAGATACATCACCCACGGCTACCCAAATATCGCCTTGGGGATGCACATAGACTTCAAAGAAATCTCCGCCGACTTCCCGTGCCGGATAGCAATAGGCTTGCACATCAACTGCATCAATTTCAGGCCAACTTTGCCGCAGTAGGTTCGCCTGAAATTGACGAGCCACTTCGAGTTCCGATTGCAATTGATTAGCCAGTTGAGTCGCTCGTTCATAGAGTCTGGCTTGGGAGAGCGCTAAGGAGGCTTGTTCGATGATGCTCTCTAGCAGTTGAACATCCTCATCGGGCCACAGGCCATCGGTGTCATATTGATAGAGAGAGAGGATACCGAAGAAGGTTTCTTGGTAGATGAGGGGGACGGCTAAGTGCAGATAGGGGCGATCGCCTTCTGCATACCGTTGACTTTGGGTTTGATGATTCTCTAGAGCCGCTTCTATTAAGGCTTGAGAGTCTGGAGAATTGAGTAAATTCGCCTCGTCTGCCTCTTCAGACGGATTACGATAAGCAAACCGATGTTGTGTTAACTTATTGTCTTCCACAGATTGGAGACAGCAGAAATCCGCCTCAAAATTCTTGCCCACTGTCTCGCTGATATTTTGCAACATGCTGTTGTAATCCAGCTTATCTCTGAGGGCCGTCATCACCGTATTCTGAATGGACTCCCGTCGTAGCGATCGCCTCAAATTATTGGTACTTTGTTTAATGACCTGATAGGTCTCTGAGGCTTGCTCAATCAAGGCCTTCAGTTCCGTCGGGTTCCAGGGTTTAACAATATACTTAAACACCTTCCCCGCATTAATGGCCTCAACCAAGTCCTCCACATCCGTATAACCCGTTAACAAGATGCGGATCGTATCGGGATACTGTTCTACGGTCTTACCTAGAAACTCAGTCCCATTCATTTCTGGCATCCGTTGGTCAGAGATAATGATCGACATTTCTCCTTCTTGATCCAGAATCTCTAGAGCGGCCTTTGCACTTTCGGCGCGATAAACTTGAAAATCCCGCCGAAAGGTTCGATACAGTAGATCGAGGTTATCCCGCTCGTCATCAACGACCATTAATTTGGCTTTTTTGCTCCGTCGTTCTCGGCGTTCACCCTGACTCATGCCACACTCCCATTGCCGGTTAGTTTGACACTATAGTAGATAATCTCACCCAGTGGGGATAAGACTTTCGGTTTCACGGGCCATTCAAAGCTGCTATCTTTACTAGATTTCATGAGGTTTGTCAAGGTCATCTCAATCTACAGGATCATTTGCTCGAAGCAGTTGAATATTTGGGGATATTGATCTGCATTATTAGACAGTTTACACCGACTGGACTAGGCCTGAATAGGGGGATGGGGGAGTGGGGAGATGAGGAGGATGGGGAGGATGGGGAAAAATCGGATATAACAAGGAAAGGGTAAAACCCAGTATTGCCTATTGCCTATTCCCCATTCCCTATTCCCCATTCCCTATTGCCTATTCCCCATTCCCCATTCCCCATTCCCCATTCCCCATTCCCCATTCCCCCAAATCTTAATCTTTTCCCCCTTGACAATTTCCCAAAAATCTTTCAAGTTGACAAACTAGCTAGAGATTAACCCATCTCTGCCAATCCATTCCCCCTATGCCCTATGTCAAGCCTCGTTATTGTTGAATCTCCAACCAAAGCGCGAACCATCCGCAACTTTCTACCCACGGGTTACCAAGTAGAAGCCTCCATGGGTCATGTTCGCGACCTTCCCTCTGCTGCTGATGAAATTCCGGCCAGTTTCAAAAAGGAGAAATGGGCCCAATTGGGAGTCAATGTAGAATCGAACTTTGAACCGCTTTATGTGATTCCCAAAGATAAAAAGAAAATTGTTAAAGAACTCAAGGATGCTCTGAAAAAAGCCGATGAGTTGATTCTAGCGACAGATGAAGACCGAGAAGGGGAGAGCATTAGCTGGCATTTGAAGGAATTGCTCAAACCCAAGGTTCCCATTAAACGGATGGTCTTTCATGAGATTACCCAAGAGGCGATTCGGGCTGCCTTGCAAAACTGCCGAGATATCGATTTGCAATTGGTTCATGCTCAGGAAACTCGGCGGATTTTAGACCGTTTGGTGGGGTATACGATTTCTCCTTTATTGTGGAAAAAAATCGCGCCGAAACTCTCAGCCGGACGGGTGCAGTCGGTGGCGGTGCGGTTGTTGGTGGCTCGCGAGCGGGAACGGCGAGCGTTTCGTCAAGGGTCTTATTGGGATCTGAAGGCGGAATTGGAACAAACCAAAACGGCGTTTGAAGCCCGGTTAATCACTCTGGATGGGGTGAAAATTGCCACGGGTAGTGATTTTGATCCGGAAACGGGGAAAATCGTTAAAAACCGTCAGGTTAAACTGCTGAATGAGACGGAAGCGAAGGCGCTGCAAAAACAGTTAGAGGGGAAAACTTGGACGGTGACGGAGGTGGATGAAAAGCCGACAACGCGCAAACCTTCGCCTCCGTTTACGACTTCGACTTTGCAGCAGGAAGCGAACCGCAAATTGGGGTTGTCGGCGAAGGAGACGATGCGGACGGCACAAAATTTGTATGAGCAGGGCTATATTACTTATATGCGGACGGATTCGGTGCATTTGTCGAAGGAGGCGATCGCCGCCGCTCGTAGTTGTGTAGAACAAAAGTATGGCCCGGAATATCTCTCTCCCCAAGCACGCCAATACAGCACCAAAAGCAAGGGAGCGCAGGAAGCTCACGAAGCCATTCGTCCAGCCGGAAAGCAGTTTCGCACCCCCCAAGAAACCGGTTTAGGAGGTCGGGAAGCGAAAGTTTATGACCTGATTTGGAAGCGTACCGTAGCGTCTCAAATGGCCAACGCCCAGTTAACCCAAATTGCGGTTAACCTGCAAGTGGAAACGGCTGAGTTTCGCTCTTCTGGTAAACGGATTAATTTTCCTGGCTTTTTCCGCGCTTATGTGGAGGGTTCCGATGATCCCGATGCAGCCTTGGAAAATCAGGAGGTGATTCTACCGGAACTGAAGGCAGGGGATCATCCTGATTGTAAACAATTAGAGGCGATCGGTCACCAAACCCAACCCCCCGCTCGCTATACGGAAGCCTCCTTAGTCAAAACCCTGGAAAAGGAAGGGGTGGGCCGTCCGAGTACCTACGCCAGCATCATTGATACGATTATCGGCAAAGGCTATGCCCAAATGGTCAACAAGGCCCTGATCCCTTCCTTTACGGCCTTTGCAGTAACCAATTTGCTAGAGCAACATTTTCCCGACCTGGTGGATACTCAATTCACCTCGCGCATGGAACAAACCCTAGATGATATTTCTACGGGGGAAGTGGACTGGTTACCCTATCTGAAAACCTTTTATCAGGGAGAAACGGGTCTGGAAACTCAAGTGAAGGAACGGGAGAGTCAAATCGATCCGAATACGGCGAAAACTCTGGAATTGGAAGGCTTAGAGGCTAAAGTCCGTTTAGGGAAATACGGCCCCTATGTGGTAGTGGAAAATGGAGAGGATGAACCGCTTACGGCCTCTATTCCCCCTCACCTCACCCCCGATACCCTGGATCAAGATCAGGTGCAAACCCTGATCAAGCAGAAAACTGAGGGGCCTGACTGCCTCGGTGTTCATCCGGAGATGGGAGAGGAGATTTTTATGCTCAATGGAACCTATGGCCCCTATGTGCAACTTGGGGAAGTTTCCGAAGAAAATAAAAAACCCAAACGCGCATCCCTCCCCAAAGGCATGAAACCGGAAGATGTCACCTTGGATATGGCTGTGGGTTTGTTATCCTTACCGCGACTGTTGGGCCAACACCCCGAAACCGGAGCGAAAATTAAAGCGGGTTTAGGTCGCTTTGGCCCCTATGTTGTCCACGATCAAGGTAAGGAAGGTAAGGATTATCGCTCTTTGAAGAAAGAAGATGATATCTTAACTATTGGCCTCGATCGCGCTCTGGAATTACTGGCCCAACCGAAGCGAAGTCGGGGAGGGGGTCGTGGAAAGACCAAGGAACCCCTGCGAGCGTTAGGGGCACACCCAGAGGATGGGGAGGCAGTTAATCTTTATGATGGCCCCTATGGCCCCTATGTGAAGCATGGTAAGGTCAATGCTAGTGTACCCAAGGAGCGGCCGGTTGAAGAGGTGACCTTAGACGAAGCCCTAGAGTTACTCAAGGCTAAGAAAAGCACTAAAACGACCAGTACCCGCTCCCGCAGTCGTAAAAAGGCTTAGTGACAACAGGGCCAGTTCTCCCCTTTTTCCTCAAACTCTTGTGGAAAACTTCCAAAGCTTGTGGAAAAAATGTGGAAATTCTCCCAAAAAGAGACCCGATCCACAGAACGGAGGACAGGTCTTTGTTGGATGGAAATGATACGGCGATCGGACTATCACCCAATTCTTTGTTAAACTAGGGAGTGACCCCCTTGAGTAGGATAGAGCCGATTCTATGGGACGTAAAGCTAAACTGAAACATCAACGCCATCAAGTCCAGTCTCCAGATGCTAAACCGGAGACTGTGCCTTTAGAGACAACTGATTTTGTCCAGGAGATTCAGCAACAAGGCTATCAGTTCAAAGAGACTAAAACGGCTCCAGAGATTCCCCAGAATCAGATTAAACCCCAGTTGTAACAGAGAAAGCAGTGGCAGCATGGCCGGGTTATATCCAGTCCGTTTAGCTGTAGTTTAATGGATGACCCAGAGTTGATATTGAAAACTTAATCACTAAAAAGATATATTGCGCTATAATTATACTTGAACTCTTCAATCATCCTGATTCAGATTCCTAGGAGATCGCCTGATGAAAAACTATCCCGAAATCGGCAAACACTTTATGGCCGGGAGT
This window contains:
- the topA gene encoding type I DNA topoisomerase, whose translation is MSSLVIVESPTKARTIRNFLPTGYQVEASMGHVRDLPSAADEIPASFKKEKWAQLGVNVESNFEPLYVIPKDKKKIVKELKDALKKADELILATDEDREGESISWHLKELLKPKVPIKRMVFHEITQEAIRAALQNCRDIDLQLVHAQETRRILDRLVGYTISPLLWKKIAPKLSAGRVQSVAVRLLVARERERRAFRQGSYWDLKAELEQTKTAFEARLITLDGVKIATGSDFDPETGKIVKNRQVKLLNETEAKALQKQLEGKTWTVTEVDEKPTTRKPSPPFTTSTLQQEANRKLGLSAKETMRTAQNLYEQGYITYMRTDSVHLSKEAIAAARSCVEQKYGPEYLSPQARQYSTKSKGAQEAHEAIRPAGKQFRTPQETGLGGREAKVYDLIWKRTVASQMANAQLTQIAVNLQVETAEFRSSGKRINFPGFFRAYVEGSDDPDAALENQEVILPELKAGDHPDCKQLEAIGHQTQPPARYTEASLVKTLEKEGVGRPSTYASIIDTIIGKGYAQMVNKALIPSFTAFAVTNLLEQHFPDLVDTQFTSRMEQTLDDISTGEVDWLPYLKTFYQGETGLETQVKERESQIDPNTAKTLELEGLEAKVRLGKYGPYVVVENGEDEPLTASIPPHLTPDTLDQDQVQTLIKQKTEGPDCLGVHPEMGEEIFMLNGTYGPYVQLGEVSEENKKPKRASLPKGMKPEDVTLDMAVGLLSLPRLLGQHPETGAKIKAGLGRFGPYVVHDQGKEGKDYRSLKKEDDILTIGLDRALELLAQPKRSRGGGRGKTKEPLRALGAHPEDGEAVNLYDGPYGPYVKHGKVNASVPKERPVEEVTLDEALELLKAKKSTKTTSTRSRSRKKA